A portion of the Polaribacter cellanae genome contains these proteins:
- a CDS encoding HlyD family secretion protein, whose protein sequence is MLNISNNQLNKKVDLKQFKSGKEIFSKEYYKAFNKFLLAFAIIGFVVLFLPWTQNISGQGIVTTLTPDQRPQSIQSQIPGRIEQWFVREGDYVKKGDTILRISEIKSEYFDNRLIERTNEQISAKTSSVNAYQGKVKALQRQVEALKQERSLKLKQTKNKLLQAHLKVQSDSISFEAAKTNLNIAQKQFNRTETLQKEGLKAVVDVEQKRLKLQETQAKLIAQENKLLASKNEVLNAKLELTRIGATYTDKISKAQSDMYTAQSSGFDAKAQVSKLENSNSNYRVRNSLLYITAPHNGYINKAIKGGIGGTFKEGESLVGIMPEKYDLAVETYVKPIDLPLLHIGEKVRVQFDGWPAIVFSGWPNVSYGTYGAKVVAIENFISDNGKYRVLLAPDEKDHTWPEAIRVGSGARTIALLEDVQIWYELWRQLNSFPPNYYQPKNAGKYKSNSKK, encoded by the coding sequence ATGTTAAACATTTCTAACAATCAGTTAAATAAAAAAGTAGATTTAAAACAGTTTAAATCTGGTAAAGAAATTTTTTCCAAAGAATATTATAAAGCATTTAATAAATTCTTGTTAGCCTTTGCTATTATAGGTTTTGTTGTATTGTTTTTGCCTTGGACACAAAATATATCTGGGCAAGGTATTGTAACCACTTTAACCCCAGATCAAAGACCACAATCTATTCAATCGCAAATTCCTGGTAGAATTGAACAATGGTTTGTTCGTGAAGGAGATTATGTAAAAAAAGGAGATACCATTCTTAGAATTTCTGAAATTAAAAGCGAGTATTTCGATAATCGTTTAATTGAAAGAACCAATGAGCAAATTAGTGCAAAAACATCATCTGTAAATGCGTATCAAGGAAAAGTAAAAGCTTTGCAAAGACAGGTTGAAGCATTAAAACAAGAACGTAGTTTAAAGTTGAAGCAAACAAAAAACAAATTATTACAAGCTCATTTAAAAGTACAAAGTGATAGTATTTCCTTTGAAGCTGCAAAAACAAATTTAAACATTGCCCAAAAACAGTTTAACCGAACAGAAACCTTACAAAAAGAAGGCTTAAAAGCAGTCGTAGATGTCGAGCAAAAACGTTTAAAATTACAGGAAACTCAGGCGAAATTAATTGCACAAGAAAATAAATTATTAGCGAGTAAAAACGAGGTTTTAAATGCAAAGTTAGAACTAACAAGAATTGGCGCGACATATACTGATAAAATTTCCAAGGCTCAAAGCGATATGTACACTGCTCAATCTAGTGGTTTCGATGCAAAAGCACAAGTTTCTAAATTGGAAAACAGCAATAGCAATTACAGAGTAAGAAATAGTCTTTTATATATTACAGCTCCACACAATGGCTATATTAATAAAGCCATAAAAGGCGGTATTGGAGGTACTTTTAAAGAAGGAGAATCTTTGGTGGGAATTATGCCAGAAAAGTACGATTTAGCTGTCGAAACCTATGTAAAACCAATAGATTTACCTTTGTTGCATATTGGAGAAAAAGTACGTGTACAGTTTGATGGTTGGCCAGCAATTGTTTTTTCTGGTTGGCCTAATGTTTCTTACGGAACGTATGGTGCAAAAGTGGTTGCGATTGAAAATTTTATTAGCGATAATGGAAAATACAGAGTTTTATTAGCGCCAGATGAAAAAGACCATACTTGGCCAGAAGCGATAAGAGTAGGTTCTGGAGCAAGAACCATTGCATTGCTAGAAGATGTGCAAATTTGGTATGAATTATGGAGACAGCTAAACAGCTTTCCTCCTAACTATTATCAACCAAAAAATGCAGGAAAATATAAATCGAATTCTAAAAAATAA
- a CDS encoding TolC family protein, protein MRKLIIFLFVVSFSSLKAQEETVSVMTLSEYLGYVKMYHPIVKQANLILNNSEAKLLKARGSFDPKIEVDFAKKQFKEKEYYNKLNGAFKIPTWYGVEFKANFEKNDGVFLNPENNVPLDGLYSAGVSVSLARGLLTNQRMASLKQAKYFLEQAKEDQQIMVNNILYDASLAYFNWLKTYNEKRVYDDFLNNAKIRFKGTKRAFQEGEKPAIDTLEAGITLNTRKLNLEKARIKLIKASLELSNFLWLNENTPIELKENIIPDLNTFNTIDKTFNIALFNNENFDIENHPKIKSLEFKIKSLDIDRRLKMNNLLPKIDLQYNFISQNGNQINSFNNNNYKAGINFSMPLFIRKERGDLKLSKIKLQDKKLESETAKVVIKNKIDAIQQELNSFIIQSNFTANIVRDYEVLLKAEERKFFLGESSLFLVNYREEKYIDSKLKAISLENSFFKSKATLFKEAVIKVF, encoded by the coding sequence ATGAGAAAATTAATTATATTTTTATTTGTCGTTTCATTTTCATCTTTAAAAGCACAGGAAGAAACCGTTTCTGTAATGACACTTTCTGAATATTTGGGCTATGTAAAAATGTATCATCCAATTGTTAAACAGGCAAATTTAATTCTAAATAATAGTGAAGCTAAATTGCTAAAAGCAAGAGGTTCTTTCGATCCTAAAATTGAAGTAGATTTTGCTAAAAAACAATTTAAAGAAAAAGAATATTACAACAAATTAAATGGCGCATTTAAAATACCAACTTGGTATGGAGTTGAATTTAAAGCCAATTTCGAAAAAAATGATGGCGTGTTTTTGAATCCTGAAAACAACGTTCCTTTAGATGGTTTATACAGTGCAGGAGTTTCGGTTTCTTTAGCAAGAGGTTTATTAACTAACCAAAGAATGGCCTCTTTAAAACAAGCAAAGTATTTTTTAGAACAGGCAAAAGAAGACCAACAAATAATGGTAAACAATATTTTATACGATGCGTCTCTCGCTTATTTTAATTGGTTAAAAACCTATAATGAAAAAAGAGTTTACGACGATTTTTTAAACAATGCAAAAATTCGTTTTAAAGGAACAAAAAGAGCTTTCCAAGAAGGTGAAAAACCTGCAATAGACACCTTAGAAGCAGGAATTACCTTAAATACAAGAAAATTAAATTTAGAAAAAGCACGTATTAAATTAATAAAAGCGTCTTTAGAATTGTCTAATTTTTTATGGTTGAATGAAAACACTCCAATTGAATTGAAAGAAAATATAATTCCGGATTTGAATACTTTTAATACAATTGACAAAACCTTTAATATTGCGCTTTTTAATAATGAAAATTTTGACATAGAAAATCATCCTAAGATAAAGTCTTTAGAATTTAAGATTAAAAGTTTAGACATAGACAGGCGTTTAAAAATGAACAATCTATTACCAAAAATAGACTTGCAATACAATTTTATTTCTCAAAATGGAAATCAAATAAATTCGTTTAACAACAATAATTACAAAGCAGGAATCAATTTTAGTATGCCTTTATTTATAAGAAAAGAGCGTGGAGATTTAAAGCTTTCCAAAATTAAATTACAAGACAAAAAACTAGAAAGCGAAACTGCAAAAGTGGTTATTAAAAATAAGATTGATGCCATTCAGCAAGAACTTAATTCATTTATAATTCAGAGTAATTTTACAGCAAATATTGTAAGAGATTACGAGGTTTTGTTAAAAGCTGAAGAACGCAAGTTCTTCTTAGGAGAAAGCTCACTTTTTTTAGTGAATTACAGAGAAGAAAAATATATCGACTCTAAATTAAAAGCGATTAGCTTAGAAAATTCTTTCTTTAAATCGAAAGCGACTTTGTTTAAAGAAGCAGTAATTAAAGTTTTTTAA
- a CDS encoding helix-turn-helix transcriptional regulator, producing the protein MKNTLKVQRAILDLTQEDLAKKMGVSRQTINSIEKNRYVPSTVLALKLSNIFKIPVNDFFTLEDED; encoded by the coding sequence ATGAAAAATACCCTAAAAGTACAACGTGCCATTTTAGATTTAACGCAAGAAGATTTGGCTAAAAAGATGGGGGTTTCTAGACAAACCATTAATTCTATTGAGAAGAATAGGTATGTTCCATCTACTGTTTTGGCTTTAAAATTGTCGAATATTTTTAAAATTCCAGTGAATGATTTTTTTACATTAGAAGATGAAGATTAA